In Akkermansia muciniphila, one DNA window encodes the following:
- a CDS encoding MATE family efflux transporter encodes MNNPSFTSYQKIWLMSYPLMISLIIEHMIGLTDAVFLGRVGDVALGACALGGVYYMAMFMLAFGFGFGAQIIIARRNGERRYNRIAPTMIQGCYFMLVLAIALFAASQYFSPIILRDIIDSPQVYKATADYLHWRTYGVFFSFLCVMFRAYYVGITQTKILTVNSLVMLLSNVALNYCLIFGKGGFPAAGIAGAAIASSVSEAVSLLFFIVYTSITADKRKYGFRRAFALRPHLLKGMLSISGWTMVQSFISVSIWFIFFLAIEHLGERPLAVTNIVRNISALLIMVISAFATTAGALISNQIGAGKQRCLFKTCGMTLKLTYAILIPLLMILCLFPELVLRTFTDSPSLIAASVNSVYVMASSTLIMAPSFILFNAVSGTGNTKAGFIMEMISLAVYTAVIYYGIIRLKPDVALCWFSEHVYGVTLITLAWWYLKSGKWRGKKV; translated from the coding sequence ATGAATAATCCTTCTTTTACTTCCTACCAAAAGATATGGCTCATGTCATACCCCCTCATGATCAGCCTGATCATTGAGCATATGATCGGCCTGACGGATGCTGTCTTCCTAGGACGCGTGGGGGACGTGGCGCTGGGAGCGTGCGCCCTGGGCGGCGTGTATTACATGGCCATGTTCATGTTGGCGTTCGGCTTCGGTTTCGGCGCACAAATCATCATTGCGCGCCGAAACGGGGAACGCCGTTACAACAGGATTGCCCCCACCATGATCCAGGGCTGTTATTTCATGCTGGTCCTGGCGATAGCCCTTTTTGCCGCATCTCAATATTTTTCCCCCATTATCCTGCGGGACATCATTGATTCCCCACAGGTGTACAAAGCCACGGCGGATTACCTTCACTGGCGCACCTACGGTGTCTTTTTCTCTTTCCTCTGCGTGATGTTCCGCGCCTATTACGTGGGGATTACCCAGACGAAGATTCTGACGGTCAATTCCCTTGTCATGCTCCTGAGCAATGTTGCGCTGAATTACTGCCTCATTTTCGGGAAAGGCGGCTTCCCCGCCGCGGGCATTGCAGGAGCGGCCATTGCTTCCAGCGTGTCGGAAGCAGTCTCCCTTCTCTTTTTCATCGTCTACACAAGCATAACGGCGGATAAACGGAAGTACGGCTTTCGCCGGGCGTTCGCACTCCGCCCCCATCTGCTGAAGGGGATGCTGTCCATTTCCGGATGGACCATGGTGCAATCTTTCATTTCCGTTTCCATCTGGTTTATTTTTTTCCTGGCGATTGAACATTTAGGAGAACGCCCGCTGGCCGTCACCAACATCGTGCGCAACATTTCCGCCCTGCTGATCATGGTAATCAGCGCTTTTGCGACCACGGCAGGAGCTCTTATCAGTAACCAGATAGGCGCGGGAAAACAGCGCTGCCTGTTCAAAACCTGCGGCATGACCCTCAAACTGACATACGCCATCCTGATCCCCCTGCTCATGATACTGTGCCTGTTTCCGGAACTCGTCCTCCGCACCTTCACGGACAGCCCGTCCCTGATTGCCGCCAGCGTTAATTCCGTGTATGTAATGGCTTCTTCCACACTGATCATGGCTCCGTCATTCATTCTGTTCAACGCCGTATCCGGCACAGGCAATACCAAGGCGGGATTCATCATGGAAATGATTTCCCTGGCCGTTTACACGGCCGTCATTTATTACGGAATCATCAGGCTCAAGCCGGATGTAGCTCTCTGTTGGTTTTCCGAACACGTTTACGGCGTTACCCTGATCACCCTGGCATGGTGGTACCTCAAGAGCGGGAAATGGAGAGGCAAAAAAGTTTAG